From the Leucobacter tenebrionis genome, one window contains:
- the rpe gene encoding ribulose-phosphate 3-epimerase: MTAQRINPSILSADFVNLQAELEAIASADLVHVDVMDNHFVPNLTMGPPVVERIQAVSPIPLDVHLMISDADRWAPGYAELGAYSVTFHAEAAEDPVGLARRLRDIGARAGIALKPGTDPEPYLELLPEFDQVLVMTVEPGFGGQSFMPDMMPKLRRFAEAKAASGLDVWLQVDGGISKDTIGIAAEAGADTFVAGSAVYGGVPEERIAELRLAAAAHRH, translated from the coding sequence AACCCGAGCATCCTGTCCGCCGACTTCGTCAATCTGCAGGCCGAACTCGAGGCCATCGCCTCGGCGGATCTCGTGCACGTCGACGTCATGGACAACCATTTCGTGCCCAACCTCACCATGGGGCCGCCGGTCGTCGAGCGTATCCAGGCGGTGTCGCCGATCCCGCTCGACGTGCACCTCATGATCTCGGACGCCGACCGCTGGGCCCCCGGGTACGCCGAGCTCGGCGCATACTCCGTCACCTTCCACGCGGAGGCCGCGGAGGATCCGGTCGGGCTCGCCCGCCGCCTTCGCGATATCGGCGCCCGCGCCGGCATCGCGCTGAAGCCGGGCACCGACCCCGAGCCCTATCTCGAACTGCTGCCGGAGTTCGACCAGGTGCTGGTCATGACCGTCGAGCCCGGTTTCGGCGGCCAGTCGTTCATGCCCGACATGATGCCCAAGCTGCGCCGCTTCGCCGAGGCGAAGGCCGCATCGGGCCTCGACGTCTGGCTGCAGGTCGACGGCGGTATCTCGAAGGACACGATCGGGATCGCGGCGGAGGCCGGAGCCGACACCTTCGTGGCGGGTTCGGCGGTCTACGGCGGTGTGCCGGAGGAGCGGATCGCGGAGCTCAGGCTCGCCGCAGCGGCTCATCGGCACTGA
- a CDS encoding phosphoribosyl-ATP diphosphatase — translation MKSFEDLFAELSEKAAARPAGSGTVQQLDAGVHAIGKKVVEEAAEVWMSAEYESDAACAEEISQLLYHLQVLMLAKGLKLEDVYKYL, via the coding sequence GTGAAATCGTTCGAGGACCTGTTCGCCGAGTTGAGTGAGAAGGCCGCGGCGCGGCCGGCGGGAAGCGGCACCGTGCAGCAGCTCGATGCCGGCGTGCATGCGATCGGCAAGAAGGTGGTCGAGGAGGCCGCCGAGGTGTGGATGTCGGCCGAGTACGAGAGCGACGCAGCCTGCGCCGAGGAGATCAGCCAGCTGCTCTACCATCTGCAGGTGCTGATGCTCGCCAAGGGCCTGAAGCTCGAGGACGTCTACAAGTATCTGTGA
- the hisG gene encoding ATP phosphoribosyltransferase: protein MLRIAVPNKGSLSEIAAEMLAEAGYSGRRDSRKLVHTDARNGVEFFYLRPRDIATYVGSGALHVGITGRDLLLDSGSAASEIEALDFADSTFRFASPSGGGITELEHLDGKRVATSYPKLVDDFLRARGIVSELVKLDGAVESAVQLGVADAVADVVSTGATLRAAGLEIFGPVILESTAVLIGGPTEHADVERLLRRLRGVLVARKYVIMDYDLPVDQLEAATRVAGGIESPTVSPLKDERWVAVRVMVPSDEANQIMDRLYDLGARAILVTAIHAARL, encoded by the coding sequence ATGCTGCGCATCGCCGTTCCCAATAAGGGATCGCTCTCCGAGATCGCCGCCGAGATGCTCGCCGAGGCGGGGTACTCGGGGCGCCGGGACAGCCGGAAGCTCGTGCACACCGATGCCCGCAACGGCGTCGAGTTCTTCTATCTGCGCCCCCGCGATATCGCCACCTACGTGGGGTCGGGCGCGCTGCACGTCGGGATCACGGGGCGGGACCTGCTGCTCGATTCGGGTTCGGCCGCGTCGGAGATCGAGGCACTCGACTTTGCCGATTCGACGTTCCGGTTCGCCTCGCCGTCGGGCGGCGGGATCACCGAGCTCGAGCACCTCGACGGCAAGCGGGTCGCGACGAGCTACCCGAAGCTCGTCGACGACTTCCTGCGCGCCCGGGGCATCGTGTCCGAGCTGGTGAAGCTCGACGGCGCCGTGGAGTCGGCCGTGCAGCTCGGCGTCGCGGACGCGGTGGCCGACGTGGTGTCGACCGGGGCCACGCTGCGCGCGGCGGGCCTCGAGATCTTCGGACCCGTGATCCTCGAGTCCACGGCGGTGCTCATCGGCGGCCCCACCGAGCACGCCGACGTCGAGCGACTCCTGCGCCGCCTGCGCGGCGTACTGGTGGCACGCAAGTACGTGATCATGGACTACGACCTGCCGGTCGATCAGCTCGAGGCCGCGACCCGGGTGGCGGGCGGCATCGAATCGCCCACGGTCTCGCCGTTGAAGGATGAGCGCTGGGTCGCGGTGCGCGTGATGGTCCCCTCCGACGAGGCGAACCAGATCATGGATCGCCTCTACGATCTCGGCGCGCGCGCCATTCTGGTGACCGCGATCCACGCCGCGCGGCTGTAG
- the hisF gene encoding imidazole glycerol phosphate synthase subunit HisF has product MSIATRVIPCLDVAAGRVVKGVNFLNLRDAGDPVELAAKYAEQGADEITFLDVTATVDDRSTTYEVVQRTAEQVFIPLTVGGGVRGVEDVARLLGVGADKVGINSGAIARPEVIGEIADRFGSQVLVLSLDVKRSPRTPSGFVVTTHGGKRETDLDALEWCREALDRGAGELLVNSMDADGTLAGFDLELTRRVRELSEVPVIASGGAGALEHFAPAVEAGADAVLAASVFHDGTFTVGEVKRALRDAGVTVRLEGVAA; this is encoded by the coding sequence ATGAGCATCGCAACACGCGTGATCCCCTGCCTCGACGTGGCCGCGGGCCGCGTGGTGAAGGGCGTGAACTTCCTCAACCTGCGCGACGCGGGGGACCCGGTCGAGCTGGCCGCGAAGTACGCCGAGCAGGGGGCCGATGAGATCACCTTCCTCGACGTGACGGCGACGGTCGACGATCGGTCCACCACTTACGAGGTCGTGCAGCGCACGGCGGAGCAGGTGTTCATCCCGCTCACCGTCGGCGGCGGCGTGCGCGGCGTCGAGGATGTGGCGCGGCTGCTCGGCGTCGGGGCCGACAAGGTCGGCATCAACAGCGGAGCCATCGCGAGACCCGAGGTGATCGGGGAGATCGCGGATCGCTTCGGGTCGCAGGTGCTCGTGCTGTCCCTCGACGTGAAGCGCTCCCCGCGCACGCCGAGCGGTTTCGTCGTGACCACGCACGGCGGCAAGCGCGAGACCGACCTTGACGCGCTGGAGTGGTGCCGGGAGGCGCTCGACCGCGGAGCCGGCGAGCTGCTCGTCAACTCGATGGACGCCGACGGCACGCTCGCCGGGTTCGATCTCGAGCTCACCCGCAGGGTGCGCGAGCTCTCGGAGGTGCCCGTCATCGCGTCGGGCGGCGCCGGTGCGCTGGAGCACTTCGCACCCGCGGTCGAGGCCGGTGCCGACGCGGTGCTCGCGGCCTCGGTCTTCCACGACGGCACGTTCACGGTCGGCGAGGTGAAGCGTGCGCTCCGCGATGCGGGGGTCACCGTTCGGCTGGAGGGAGTCGCCGCATGA
- the hisI gene encoding phosphoribosyl-AMP cyclohydrolase encodes MTHIDPVPADLKFDDAGLLPAIIQDDESGEVLMLAWMDREAIRRTLTSGRVTFWSRSRQEYWRKGDTSGHRQYVRSVAMDCDGDTLLVRVIQLGAACHTGTRSCFTGRDVPALVGDPGESSGSLER; translated from the coding sequence ATGACGCATATCGATCCGGTGCCCGCCGATCTGAAGTTCGACGACGCCGGCCTGCTGCCCGCGATCATCCAGGACGACGAGTCGGGCGAGGTGCTGATGCTCGCGTGGATGGATCGCGAGGCGATCCGCCGCACCCTCACGAGCGGCCGCGTGACCTTCTGGTCGCGGTCGCGGCAGGAGTACTGGCGCAAGGGAGACACCTCGGGCCATCGGCAGTACGTGCGCTCGGTCGCGATGGACTGCGACGGCGACACGCTGCTCGTGCGCGTGATCCAGCTCGGGGCGGCCTGCCACACGGGCACGCGCAGCTGCTTCACCGGACGCGATGTTCCGGCTCTCGTCGGAGATCCCGGCGAGAGCAGCGGTAGTCTGGAGCGGTGA
- a CDS encoding anthranilate synthase component I — translation MTLTTTRAAFDAARASHAVIPVCREVFADADTPVGIYRKVAASRPGTFLLESAEQGGVWTRFSFVGAGSFGVLGERDGRAHWAPGAGIDGDICGIDEQRLLPGGVSGLAPVEALRAVYERWRAPQVDGLPPLASGFVGYLGWETVRQFERLEHGPSEGPGLPTQGLSFVSELVVIDHREGSVVLLANVLNDGALGDPESRTATADEQWTDAQARLDRLQRALATPVASPLGELDRGAMPEPRRVWGIDGYKAAVERAKQYIVDGDIFQVVPSQRFDQECTADPLDVYRVLRHLNPSPYLYLLQCEDAAGRPFAVVGSSPEALVTVQESGHVMTHPIAGSRPRGATVDEDQQHERELLADDKERAEHLMLVDLARNDLLRVCDPSSVGVTEFMRVERFSHIMHIVSTVEGVLRDGQNPVDALRATFPAGTLSGAPKPRALQIIDEFEPVQRGVYGGVVGYFGLGGAADLAIAIRTATIRDGIAMVQAGGGIVADSVPELEEQESRNKAAAPLRAIAIANTLRELAPAATGGSDAR, via the coding sequence GTGACACTGACGACCACGCGCGCCGCCTTCGACGCCGCGCGCGCCTCCCACGCCGTGATCCCCGTCTGCCGCGAGGTCTTCGCCGATGCAGACACGCCGGTCGGCATCTACCGCAAGGTCGCCGCCTCTCGCCCGGGCACGTTCCTGCTCGAATCGGCCGAGCAGGGCGGCGTCTGGACGCGCTTCAGCTTCGTCGGAGCCGGAAGCTTCGGGGTGCTGGGGGAGCGCGACGGGCGCGCTCACTGGGCCCCGGGTGCGGGGATCGACGGGGACATCTGCGGGATCGACGAGCAGCGCCTGCTGCCGGGAGGGGTGAGCGGACTCGCCCCCGTCGAGGCGCTGCGCGCCGTCTACGAGCGCTGGCGCGCCCCCCAGGTCGATGGCCTTCCGCCGCTCGCGAGCGGATTCGTCGGTTATCTCGGCTGGGAGACGGTGCGGCAGTTCGAGCGCCTCGAGCACGGCCCGAGCGAGGGGCCCGGGCTGCCCACGCAGGGGCTCAGCTTCGTCTCGGAGCTCGTGGTCATCGACCACCGCGAGGGCAGCGTGGTGCTGCTCGCGAACGTGCTGAACGACGGCGCGCTCGGCGATCCCGAGTCTCGGACCGCGACCGCCGACGAGCAGTGGACCGATGCGCAGGCGCGACTCGACCGGCTGCAGCGCGCGCTCGCGACTCCCGTCGCCTCGCCGCTCGGCGAGCTCGACCGGGGCGCGATGCCCGAGCCTCGCCGGGTCTGGGGCATCGACGGCTACAAGGCTGCGGTCGAGCGGGCGAAGCAGTACATCGTCGACGGCGACATCTTCCAGGTCGTGCCCTCCCAGCGCTTCGACCAGGAGTGCACCGCCGACCCGCTCGACGTCTACCGCGTGCTGCGGCACCTCAATCCGAGCCCCTACCTCTACCTGCTGCAGTGCGAGGACGCCGCGGGGCGCCCGTTCGCCGTCGTCGGCTCGAGCCCCGAGGCGCTCGTGACGGTGCAGGAGAGCGGGCACGTGATGACGCACCCCATCGCGGGCTCGCGACCGCGCGGCGCGACGGTGGACGAGGATCAGCAGCACGAGCGCGAGCTGCTCGCCGACGACAAGGAGCGCGCCGAGCACCTCATGCTCGTCGACCTCGCGCGCAACGACCTGCTGCGAGTGTGCGACCCCTCGAGCGTCGGCGTGACGGAGTTCATGCGCGTCGAGCGCTTCAGCCACATCATGCACATCGTCTCGACCGTGGAGGGCGTGCTGCGCGACGGGCAGAACCCCGTCGACGCGCTGCGCGCGACCTTCCCCGCGGGCACCCTGAGCGGGGCGCCGAAGCCGCGGGCGCTGCAGATCATCGACGAGTTCGAGCCGGTGCAGCGGGGCGTCTACGGCGGCGTGGTGGGCTACTTCGGCCTGGGTGGCGCGGCCGATCTCGCGATCGCGATCCGCACCGCGACGATTCGCGACGGCATCGCGATGGTGCAGGCGGGAGGCGGGATCGTGGCCGACTCGGTGCCCGAGCTCGAGGAGCAGGAGTCGCGCAACAAGGCCGCCGCACCGCTTCGCGCGATCGCGATCGCGAACACGCTGCGCGAGCTCGCGCCCGCCGCGACAGGCGGATCCGATGCGCGCTAA